The genomic window gtgggggcaagaggctggggccaggctctgctcagtggtgcccagggataggccaaggggcaatgggcacaaagtggaagccaggaggatccatgaggagaaacttctttggtgtgagggtgcagagccctggagcaggctgcccagagaggttgtggagtctccttctctggagagtttccagccccccctggccattgtgctcctgggcaagctgctgtgagtgtcctgctggagcaggggttggactggatgagctgcaAAGGTCTCTTGCAGCCCCTACCGTGCTGAGATTTGGAAATTCTGTGACTTCTGGGTCAGCTTTGCAAGCTACAGGAATTGTATTTTTCTAGAACTCCTTGAAATCCATTTAATCACCAGAGTTTTACAGATCATGAACTGAACTTAAAATTCAGGATTTTAAATTAGCTGAGTAAAGGCTGCAAACCTCTGACCTCAGGCCAATCCACTTTTATTTCtagttttatttcttatttctatttctttgtctgtttttctgtttctattgctatttctatttcttttcctattaGTATTTCTTATTTGTATTAtttatctttccttttctttttctgtttatatTTACGTTTGTGTTAAAAAGTACAGATCCTGCTGTACAACCCAGACAGCCCTGGGTAACTCAGTCTTGCACTGTTCCATTGTACGACCATTTAATTTCTGCTCCAATGCTCCTTGGGGCCAGCCTGCTTTatcagcagcactcagcttggCTCCTGATGCAAAGCCAGcccatttctttgtttttttctgtcacaaATCAACATTAATAGAGAAAAACTGATAAAAACAGGAGGCTGAGACGTGTTTCTGATGGCTCTGGTGGCCCCAAAGGTCCAGGATAAGGAATTTCCACTGGGGTTTGGGTCTATCAGCTCTGATAAACACACAGCTTCTGTTTTccatagcctttttttttttaaaggttttaaGAGGGAATGCAAAGCAGTGAATTTAACCTTAAATGCCTCCAGCATGAATAGCTTGGGGAAAGGGCTGttctctgcccacagcagtgaGGATCAGCCTGGGGACTTCCCATGCTGTAGGAAACAGAAGCTCTTTTGGGGCTTTATGATAAGGATTTGCTCAGAACCAGATTCTTCTTTTCCACCCTCTCTTTCCTGTTCTGTTTTCCCCCTTCAGTGCCATCAGTGTTGTTGACCATTTCTCCTtgaaccagagcagagctgaagacATCACACTCACAGAGGGGTTTGAAAGCAACATAATTCTCTGTGACAGCAACTTTGGTGAGAGAAGTTGAGGCATCAGAAATATTCCATATGGAAATGTGTGGTTTATGGAGGATTTTATGCACTCTGGGTCCTTTGCACATGTGTAAAAGCTACCATTAAAAGTGCATTNNNNNNNNNNNNNNNNNNNNNNNNNNNNNNNNNNNNNNNNNNNNNNNNNNNNNNNNNNNNNNNNNNNNNNNNNNNNNNNNNNNNNNNNNNNNNNNNNNNNTGAGCAGCGCTGGCGGTGCCCAGCCCCTACCTTCATGCCGATGACGTTCTGGCCGTTGAGCTCGCAGAGGTGGTGGTGTGTGAGGAGCCCATTGcgggcagcagagctgtccctggCCAGCGACACGATCCTGCCCTTCTTCACCACGATGCCAACGTGCCCGCTGCTGTCCTTGTGCACGGTGACAGTGCGCtggaaagggctgcagggacacaagGCTCAGCGCTGGCACTGCCACCAGCGTGtcccccccaggctgtgcccagctgtgcccagtggTGCTTGGGCTAtgcctggctgtgcccagcagtgcccactCACCGGTCCCGCACCACCATGACGATCTTCTCAGGGGATGCCTTCTTCAGTGCCCGCTGGGCCTTggcactgctccagcctgcacagtTCCTGCCATCGATCTGCAGGACCTGGTCGCCAAAGCGCAGCCCTACCAGCGCCGCCGGAGAGTTGGCCTTCACCAGCTGCACGAAGATGCCCTGGGGACATGGCACGGGGTTGGCATGGGGGATGGGAGGGAGCCCTGCCATGCCCTAACAAACTGTGCCTTTCAATGTCCCGTGTCGACCTGCACTACGCTGCCAGGCTTGTGCCATGCTGCTCCCACTGCTGTGCAATGCCATGCTGCGCTTCCCCTGCCGTCCTGTGCCCACTGACATGCAATGCCATGCAGTGCttcccctgccatgctgtgccatgctATGGTGGACTGTGCTGTGCCATACCTTGTTGTGCTGCACCACACCGTCCTGTGCCATGCCATGGTGCAATGCCATGGTGCCGTGCCTCATGCCATGCTATGTCTTCCCATGCCATGCTGTCCCACAccatgctgtgccatgcccTGCCACACCATGCCCTGCCATCCTCCCTTATGCCGCACAGCACTTCCCGGTCCTGTACCGTGCCATGGTGCTCCACACTGTGCTGTGCCACTCCATGCCACACTATTCCTTGCCATGCTGTGCTGCACCACACTGTGCCATGCCACATTGTGCCTCACCATGCTGTGCCAAGCTATGGGACCccaaagctgtgctgtgctgtgccacgaTACACCGTGCCAAGCTGTGTCATGCCAGGTTGTGCCAGCCCTCACCTGGTCGACGTTCTTGAGCTGCAGCCCGGTCTTGCCCCTCTCGTCCTTGCAGAGGTGAATCTCCCTCACCCCTGCCTTGATCTCTGCCCGCCGTAGCCCCGCGTTGTGCCCACTCAGGGGGGCAACCACCTGCCCTGGGGGGTGCCCAGCAGGGCTCAGCGCCTGTGGTGAAGCCAGgggtcagcagggctgggtgggggGCACGGAGCCTGGCACACAACAGCCCTCAGGTGCTGGATTGCTTTGCCAGGCAGAAGGAGGCCCCAGAGGGACACCCCCTCACCACCCCCCATCAGTGTGACAGGGGGGGGCCTGgcacagggagggcacagcccccagcccagcacccacctTGGAGCCCTCCAGGTTCTTCTGGATCTCCTCGCTGGACAGAGCCAGCCCCATGTAGCTCTCCAGCTCGGCCAGGTTGGGGTACAGCAcagggggtgctggggacaCAACAAGGGTGGCTTCAACACGGGGggcccccagcaccctgccctggCCTCCCCACCCTGGAAACCCTCCAGGACCGTGAGTCAGTGGAGACAAAGCCCCAGACCCCATGCCCTGCCCACGCACCCAGCTGAgaggagagcctggagaaggggaggctgaggagagagcttctggctctgtccagctccctgaagggaggctggagctgggggctTTGGGACCTTCTCCCAGgagcaagaggaaacagccccaagctgcccagggcaggtttaggttggccatgaggaacaacttctgccccttgagggttgtccaggcctggcccaggctgcccagggcagtggtggagtccccatgcctggaggaaTTCCATagctctggagctgtggtgctgagggccatggactggtggtgccctggcactTGTGGGCACTCCATGACTTtcaagctctcttccaacccaagccaagcCCCCAACACTCCCCCCACTGCCAGATCTCCCCCCTTGATGCcaacctgtgctgctggtgccagaGCTGAGCTTTGGCTTCTCACTGGCCACAGTGGTGGGAGGGGTCCTGacaccagctgctgcctgagcctgCCAAGGGATGAAGtttgctcagggctgtgccccccagccctggggaccCCTGGGGCCCTGCTcatccctctcttctcccaggatgctgccaggctggcactGACCTGCAGGATCTGGTGACCCTTCATGTCCTCCAGGGAAGGGTAGAGCGTTGCCATTGCTGCCACTGCCGGGGCTGTGCCTGTGGACAGGGACAGGGTGGCACAGGGCCAGGATGGCACAGGGCCAAGGTACCTGTCCCTTGGGGATCCCTCCCAGATCTCGTGCCTGGCTCTGTCACCCAATGTGACTCAGGGACATGTCACCAGGGCCAccacacctccagcagctggcacaggggtGGCTGcgtgctgggcacaggcaccCTGGGCATCTCTTGGGTGGGGGTGAGTTCTACTCCCCTTGCTCACCTGCCCAGTGGGCCCATGCCAGCATCAGCCAGACCTGGGAGCAGGATGTCTCTTGGGAACAGATCTTCCAACTGCTCCTCTCAGTCCCTGTGTCCCACATCAATCCTCTCTGCCCCTCCACGGCCCTCACCACTGTGCCCACAGCAAGGCTgtgccacccagccctgccctgagaCAAATCCAAAGGTCAGGGTGTAGGGAACAGATCCAGACCCAGCTCTGAGTCCCATGGGAACAAGGCAGGATCCCAcacccagcagcatcccaaagACTCCCAGATCCCAACCCCAACACCCCTGGACTCAcctgccaccagctcctggctctctTTGCCATCCTCTGCCCGGTCCCTGGCTTTTGTAGCTGTGCTCAGCCCAGGGAGGAGCCAGGCAGCCTCAGCTGACACACAACCCTGCCAGGTAGGACAcaggtgaggaagaggaagaggaagcacaggactctggcactgcagggatggggattgggacagggatggggacaggaacAAGAATTGGaatgggacagggatggggacaggaacAAGGATTGGAATGGGGCAAGGATGGGGCAAGGATGtggatggggatggggacaggaacAAGGATTGGaatgggacagggatggggcaaggatggggatggggacaggaacAAGGATTAGAATGGGACAGGGATGAGGATGGGGCAAGGATGGGGATGGTACAGGGATGGGAACAGGGACAAGGATTGGAacgggctggggctggggtcgGGGCTGGAGTTGGGGttggggccggggccggggccggggccggggccggggctggggctggggctggggccggggctggggccggggccggggccggggccggggctggggctggggctggggccggggccggggccggggccggggccggggctggggctggggctggctttCTCTGGATGTGAGCATccgagaggagcagggagggggctgaGTCCCCCAGCTAGCCACCATGGTGGGTCCCTATCCCACGTCCTCACCACTCCTGCTGGCACCAGCACACAGTCTGGCCCCACCTGGGGTCcaagggtgctgctgggggggggtgAGGTTGGGTGCCCCGTGGCAAGCAGCCCTGTGTGGgtggctggctcctgctgacACCTCACTGCCTCCTGACTGGCACACGGTGTCCCACACACCCTTCAGCTGTCACCAGCGGCCCTGGGGCATGTGCCAGGTGTGACATGCCCGGGGGTGGAAAAGCTGAGTTTGGAGCTTGTCTGAATCAGGGCACAGGGTGGACGTGGgcatccctctgccatgggacATGGCCACATCACCCTGAGATCCTGGCAcatccctctgctgtggggcatCAGCCATGGCACCCTGGCACCCAGCCTTCGATAACTCACCTGCCACattctgctgccagcactggggaTGCCACTGTGCTCCCAACAACTGGGCAGCAGGGCACTTAGCTGGGCTtggagctggtggcagcagcccaggagtTGCTGGCAAGTGGCCAGCcccagcatggagcagcagctgggcactgcccagctccctTCATGCCAGGCCATCAGGAAGTGGTTTATTTACTGGTGTTATTTTCAGCCcagtggtgccaggctgggctggtggagagcagcccctgGACATGACCTGAGCAGGATGGGTCCTGGGCTTCTGtgcctgctccaccaccctcatcctcacccacccagagctggaggcaccCACAGCTCATCTCTGCACTtgtgggtgctgagggcagggtgCTGGCCCCGAGGGCACTGGGCTCCTGCCAGCCTTGGCTTCTCTCCAGGCAGAGGCCATGGCACTGCCTGGCACTGGTTAATAATTAAAGCCAGAAGCTCCTTTTGCAGGCAGAGGAACCCAAACTCACCTCGAATTTCCTCCTGGAAGggagcacagcacaggacagagtcccagcagctcctgtcctGCACGGAGCAGGAATCTGTGGTGCTGGGAGAGcgtccagagaggggcagggaagctggggaagggtctggagagcagggctgggggagctggggatgctcagcctggaggaggctgaggggagagcttctggctgtgtccagctccccgagaggaggctggagccggGGAGGGGTTGGGATCTTCCCCAAGgaacagcacaagaggcaatggcctcaagcttccctggggcaggtttaggttgtccatgaggaacaatttctgccccttgagggttgtccaggcctggcccagggcagtggtggagtctccatccctggaggggtgccaaagccctggagctgtggtgctgagggccaggggttggtggtgcccgggcagtgctgggcactcCATGgtcttggagctctcttccaacccccttgccccCCATGCTGTGACTCCCCCAGCTCAGGGCAGTGCCAACACCTGCACAGGGCAGCCCTgaccccctgcccagcacagcccagagctgctgctgtcctgtgccCTCCAGCACCTTTCACAGCCAACACAAACTGCTGCCAGCAAAGCCTCCCTGGCGCTGGCGTTTGCTGCCTGCTCCATGCTGGCACAGACCAGAGGCCAGAtgctggcacacagcagtgCCCAACCAGTGCCCACACCAGGAGCTGGTGAAccttggagctgcagcagcacagagcagaggtcGGGGTGGGGCTCAGGGAACCCCTGTGCCCTGGCATCGTGGGCATGGCCCAGAGAGGTACCAAGGAATAACCTCATGAAGCTT from Indicator indicator isolate 239-I01 chromosome 24, UM_Iind_1.1, whole genome shotgun sequence includes these protein-coding regions:
- the SDCBP2 gene encoding syntenin-2, translated to MATLYPSLEDMKGHQILQAQAAAGVRTPPTTVASEKPKLSSGTTPPVLYPNLAELESYMGLALSSEEIQKNLEGSKALSPAGHPPGQVVAPLSGHNAGLRRAEIKAGVREIHLCKDERGKTGLQLKNVDQGIFVQLVKANSPAALVGLRFGDQVLQIDGRNCAGWSSAKAQRALKKASPEKIVMVVRDRPFQRTVTVHKDSSGHVGIVVKKGRIVSLARDSSAARNGLLTHHHLCELNGQNVIGMKSA